In Siniperca chuatsi isolate FFG_IHB_CAS linkage group LG20, ASM2008510v1, whole genome shotgun sequence, the following proteins share a genomic window:
- the LOC122867426 gene encoding microfibril-associated glycoprotein 4-like isoform X4 has translation MKLVSVVLLLLAPLLTSCQKPVLPVDCSDIYHQDKSRPSGVYIIYPTGEKSAVQVYCDMKSEGGRWTVFQRRMDGSVNFYRPWDQYKKGFGFPSGEYWLGLDNIHYLTCNRKYELLVDMEDFEGKKVFARYTSFVVDSEDAGYLLRVSGFINGGAGDALSYHNGQKFTTFDKDQDSWSANCARSFLGAFWYNACHYANPNGVYRWGADKTLFAVGVEWQQWKGFDYSLKTFSMKMRPVH, from the exons ATGAAG CTGGTATccgtcgtcctcctcctcctggctccACTGTTGACCAGCTGCCAGAAGCCCGTCCTCCCAGTGGACTGCAGTGACATCTATCACCAAGACAAGAGCCGACCCAGCGGAGTGTACATCATCTACCCCACTGGAGAAAAGTCTGCTGTCCAG gtgtactGCGACATGAAGTCAGAAGGAGGTCGGTGGACG GTGTTCCAGAGGAGGATGGACGGCTCGGTGAACTTCTACAGGCCCTGGGATCAATACAAGAAGGGTTTTGGCTTCCCGTCTGGAGAGTACTGGCTCG gTCTTGACAACATCCACTACCTGACATGCAACCGAAAATATGAGCTGCTGGTCGACATGGAGGACTTCgaggggaaaaaagtgtttgctcgGTACACTTCATTCGTCGTTGATTCAGAAGATGCTGGATATCTGCTGCGTGTATCTGGATTCATCAATGGAGGGGCGG gaGATGCCTTGAGTTACCACAACGGACAGAAGTTCACCACCTTCGACAAAGACCAGGACTCCTGGTCTGCCAACTGTGCCAGATCATTCCTGGGGGCGTTCTGGTACAATGCTTGTCACTACGCAAACCCCAATGGGGTTTATCGTTGGGGGGCTGACAAGACTCTCTTTGCTGTTGGAGTGGAGTGGCAACAATGGAAGGGTTTTGACTACTCCCTGAAGACCTTCAGCATGAAGATGCGTCCTGTGCACTAA
- the LOC122867426 gene encoding microfibril-associated glycoprotein 4-like isoform X1 — protein MSPDVVFTEQESLEVWDEIKYPDTIIVFSKRCDWVTTPSVDIKRSSSLFPLKVKPQSLFSSGEFTQSIRQILSISSFSRNLTMKLVSVVLLLLAPLLTSCQKPVLPVDCSDIYHQDKSRPSGVYIIYPTGEKSAVQVYCDMKSEGGRWTVFQRRMDGSVNFYRPWDQYKKGFGFPSGEYWLGLDNIHYLTCNRKYELLVDMEDFEGKKVFARYTSFVVDSEDAGYLLRVSGFINGGAGDALSYHNGQKFTTFDKDQDSWSANCARSFLGAFWYNACHYANPNGVYRWGADKTLFAVGVEWQQWKGFDYSLKTFSMKMRPVH, from the exons AACAGGAATCCCTGGAGGTTTGGGATGAAATTAAATACCCAGACACGATCATTGTTTTTTCTAAGAGGTGCGACTGGGTGACGACACCTTCTGTAGATATAAAGAGAAGCAGCAGTTTGTTTCCTCTGAAGGTGAAGCCACAAAGTCTCTTCAGTTCAGGTGAGTTCACACAG AGCATCAGACAGATTTTATCCATCAGCAGTTTCAGCAGAAATCTGACAATGAAG CTGGTATccgtcgtcctcctcctcctggctccACTGTTGACCAGCTGCCAGAAGCCCGTCCTCCCAGTGGACTGCAGTGACATCTATCACCAAGACAAGAGCCGACCCAGCGGAGTGTACATCATCTACCCCACTGGAGAAAAGTCTGCTGTCCAG gtgtactGCGACATGAAGTCAGAAGGAGGTCGGTGGACG GTGTTCCAGAGGAGGATGGACGGCTCGGTGAACTTCTACAGGCCCTGGGATCAATACAAGAAGGGTTTTGGCTTCCCGTCTGGAGAGTACTGGCTCG gTCTTGACAACATCCACTACCTGACATGCAACCGAAAATATGAGCTGCTGGTCGACATGGAGGACTTCgaggggaaaaaagtgtttgctcgGTACACTTCATTCGTCGTTGATTCAGAAGATGCTGGATATCTGCTGCGTGTATCTGGATTCATCAATGGAGGGGCGG gaGATGCCTTGAGTTACCACAACGGACAGAAGTTCACCACCTTCGACAAAGACCAGGACTCCTGGTCTGCCAACTGTGCCAGATCATTCCTGGGGGCGTTCTGGTACAATGCTTGTCACTACGCAAACCCCAATGGGGTTTATCGTTGGGGGGCTGACAAGACTCTCTTTGCTGTTGGAGTGGAGTGGCAACAATGGAAGGGTTTTGACTACTCCCTGAAGACCTTCAGCATGAAGATGCGTCCTGTGCACTAA
- the LOC122867426 gene encoding microfibril-associated glycoprotein 4-like isoform X3: MFRCDWVTTPSVDIKRSSSLFPLKVKPQSLFSSGEFTQSIRQILSISSFSRNLTMKLVSVVLLLLAPLLTSCQKPVLPVDCSDIYHQDKSRPSGVYIIYPTGEKSAVQVYCDMKSEGGRWTVFQRRMDGSVNFYRPWDQYKKGFGFPSGEYWLGLDNIHYLTCNRKYELLVDMEDFEGKKVFARYTSFVVDSEDAGYLLRVSGFINGGAGDALSYHNGQKFTTFDKDQDSWSANCARSFLGAFWYNACHYANPNGVYRWGADKTLFAVGVEWQQWKGFDYSLKTFSMKMRPVH, from the exons GTGCGACTGGGTGACGACACCTTCTGTAGATATAAAGAGAAGCAGCAGTTTGTTTCCTCTGAAGGTGAAGCCACAAAGTCTCTTCAGTTCAGGTGAGTTCACACAG AGCATCAGACAGATTTTATCCATCAGCAGTTTCAGCAGAAATCTGACAATGAAG CTGGTATccgtcgtcctcctcctcctggctccACTGTTGACCAGCTGCCAGAAGCCCGTCCTCCCAGTGGACTGCAGTGACATCTATCACCAAGACAAGAGCCGACCCAGCGGAGTGTACATCATCTACCCCACTGGAGAAAAGTCTGCTGTCCAG gtgtactGCGACATGAAGTCAGAAGGAGGTCGGTGGACG GTGTTCCAGAGGAGGATGGACGGCTCGGTGAACTTCTACAGGCCCTGGGATCAATACAAGAAGGGTTTTGGCTTCCCGTCTGGAGAGTACTGGCTCG gTCTTGACAACATCCACTACCTGACATGCAACCGAAAATATGAGCTGCTGGTCGACATGGAGGACTTCgaggggaaaaaagtgtttgctcgGTACACTTCATTCGTCGTTGATTCAGAAGATGCTGGATATCTGCTGCGTGTATCTGGATTCATCAATGGAGGGGCGG gaGATGCCTTGAGTTACCACAACGGACAGAAGTTCACCACCTTCGACAAAGACCAGGACTCCTGGTCTGCCAACTGTGCCAGATCATTCCTGGGGGCGTTCTGGTACAATGCTTGTCACTACGCAAACCCCAATGGGGTTTATCGTTGGGGGGCTGACAAGACTCTCTTTGCTGTTGGAGTGGAGTGGCAACAATGGAAGGGTTTTGACTACTCCCTGAAGACCTTCAGCATGAAGATGCGTCCTGTGCACTAA
- the LOC122867426 gene encoding microfibril-associated glycoprotein 4-like isoform X2, which translates to MPPDVVFTEQESLEVWDEIKYPDTIIVFSKRCDWVTTPSVDIKRSSSLFPLKVKPQSLFSSGEFTQSIRQILSISSFSRNLTMKLVSVVLLLLAPLLTSCQKPVLPVDCSDIYHQDKSRPSGVYIIYPTGEKSAVQVYCDMKSEGGRWTVFQRRMDGSVNFYRPWDQYKKGFGFPSGEYWLGLDNIHYLTCNRKYELLVDMEDFEGKKVFARYTSFVVDSEDAGYLLRVSGFINGGAGDALSYHNGQKFTTFDKDQDSWSANCARSFLGAFWYNACHYANPNGVYRWGADKTLFAVGVEWQQWKGFDYSLKTFSMKMRPVH; encoded by the exons ATGCCACCTGATGTAGTTTTTACAG AACAGGAATCCCTGGAGGTTTGGGATGAAATTAAATACCCAGACACGATCATTGTTTTTTCTAAGAGGTGCGACTGGGTGACGACACCTTCTGTAGATATAAAGAGAAGCAGCAGTTTGTTTCCTCTGAAGGTGAAGCCACAAAGTCTCTTCAGTTCAGGTGAGTTCACACAG AGCATCAGACAGATTTTATCCATCAGCAGTTTCAGCAGAAATCTGACAATGAAG CTGGTATccgtcgtcctcctcctcctggctccACTGTTGACCAGCTGCCAGAAGCCCGTCCTCCCAGTGGACTGCAGTGACATCTATCACCAAGACAAGAGCCGACCCAGCGGAGTGTACATCATCTACCCCACTGGAGAAAAGTCTGCTGTCCAG gtgtactGCGACATGAAGTCAGAAGGAGGTCGGTGGACG GTGTTCCAGAGGAGGATGGACGGCTCGGTGAACTTCTACAGGCCCTGGGATCAATACAAGAAGGGTTTTGGCTTCCCGTCTGGAGAGTACTGGCTCG gTCTTGACAACATCCACTACCTGACATGCAACCGAAAATATGAGCTGCTGGTCGACATGGAGGACTTCgaggggaaaaaagtgtttgctcgGTACACTTCATTCGTCGTTGATTCAGAAGATGCTGGATATCTGCTGCGTGTATCTGGATTCATCAATGGAGGGGCGG gaGATGCCTTGAGTTACCACAACGGACAGAAGTTCACCACCTTCGACAAAGACCAGGACTCCTGGTCTGCCAACTGTGCCAGATCATTCCTGGGGGCGTTCTGGTACAATGCTTGTCACTACGCAAACCCCAATGGGGTTTATCGTTGGGGGGCTGACAAGACTCTCTTTGCTGTTGGAGTGGAGTGGCAACAATGGAAGGGTTTTGACTACTCCCTGAAGACCTTCAGCATGAAGATGCGTCCTGTGCACTAA